In one Babylonia areolata isolate BAREFJ2019XMU chromosome 14, ASM4173473v1, whole genome shotgun sequence genomic region, the following are encoded:
- the LOC143289610 gene encoding uncharacterized protein LOC143289610 produces MTIQGYIRLPVPRFMVLFLVIFYINPTITEAQNSKTLMYGDTDFVKAASDSDLCEKDDAIATLCGACAALPQMISLPVEQCCSDEDALIVCNTCLTNPDLCLSEMMAIKDAIAASDPEDPDSPYDASDSTAVGGTYSSPISKENSPDDVGNGWGSLGLGKRWGSLGIGNGKRWGSLGIGRSWRTLGIGKRWGTLGIGNGKRWGSLGIGNGKRWGSLGIGKRWGTLGIGNGKRWGSLGIGNGKRWGSLGIGNGKRWGSLGIGKGWRTLGIGKRWGTLGIGNGKRWGSLGIGHRWGRRSTGTPDKRWGTLGIGNWKRWGSLGLSSRYRLGSGKRWGTLSLGKRADEILTALDDNDQRSLSSLSMASGGEGEEDKRWGTLNLGKKRTAIIGEDGSQPEGAEEGEEDKRWGTLGIGKRWGSLGGFEGFKRWGYIGLGHRNPAQSARLRKLGKRSVEGAEPAEENRPQLTRREAALEKQRR; encoded by the coding sequence ATGACAATACAGGGTTATATCCGTTTGCCTGTTCCTCGTTTTATGGTTTTGTTCCTCGTCATTTTCTACATTAACCCAACCATCACGGAAGCCCAAAACTCGAAAACGCTAATGTACGGGGATACTGACTTCGTCAAAGCAGCTTCCGATTCTGACCTTTGCGAAAAAGATGACGCCATCGCAACTCTGTGTGGCGCATGCGCAGCCCTACCACAGATGATATCACTTCCCGTGGAGCAGTGTTGCAGTGATGAAGACGCGTTGATCGTGTGCAACACATGTTTGACGAATCCAGACTTGTGCCTCTCAGAAATGATGGCTATAAAGGACGCAATAGCAGCTTCTGATCCAGAAGATCCGGACAGTCCCTATGACGCCTCTGACAGCACGGCCGTCGGTGGCACATACTCTTCTCCAATCTCCAAGGAAAACAGTCCCGACGATGTCGGTAATGGCTGGGGTTCGCTGGGGCTCGGGAAAAGATGGGGTTCCCTAGGAATAGGGAACGGGAAAAGATGGGGCTCTCTTGGCATTGGGAGAAGCTGGCGAACGCTGGGAATCGGAAAAAGATGGGGCACCCTTGGTATTGGGAACGGGAAAAGGTGGGGTTCGCTGGGAATTGGGAACGGGAAAAGATGGGGTTCCCTGGGAATCGGAAAAAGATGGGGCACCCTTGGTATTGGGAACGGGAAAAGGTGGGGTTCGCTGGGAATTGGGAACGGGAAAAGATGGGGTTCCCTGGGAATAGGGAACGGGAAAAGGTGGGGTTCTCTTGGGATCGGGAAGGGCTGGCGGACGCTGGGAATCGGGAAAAGATGGGGTACTCTCGGTATCGGGAACGGCAAAAGGTGGGGTTCCCTGGGAATCGGCCACAGGTGGGGGCGGAGGTCCACGGGAACGCCGGACAAACGATGGGGCACGCTGGGCATTGGGAACTGGAAGCGCTGGGGAAGCTTGGGCCTCAGCTCCCGCTACCGGCTGGGCAGCGGGAAAAGATGGGGCACTCTGAGCCTGGGGAAAAGAGCCGACGAAATCCTAACAGCTCTCGATGACAACGATCAGAGATCCCTCAGCTCCTTATCAATGGCGAGTGGTGGTGAGGGCGAAGAAGACAAACGCTGGGGTACGCTCAACCTGGGCAAAAAACGAACGGCTATCATCGGCGAGGACGGATCACAGCCTGAAggcgcggaggagggggaggaggacaaacGGTGGGGTACCCTGGGCATCGGGAAACGCTGGGGAAGCCTGGGAGGCTTTGAGGGGTTCAAGCGGTGGGGTTACATCGGCCTGGGACACAGGAACCCCGCCCAGAGCGCCAGACTCAGGAAACTGGGCAAGAGGTCAGTGGAAGGGGCGGAACCCGCTGAGGAAAACCGTCCCCAACTCACACGCAGAGAGGCAGCTCTAGAGAAACAACGGAGGTGA